A stretch of Bifidobacterium sp. ESL0704 DNA encodes these proteins:
- a CDS encoding Pr6Pr family membrane protein has translation MKYFVGIYRLVIAFLCLAWTSVAWGEPSYWVYFTYETNFLLGLVMLWAGVACLIDGKQPPAWLKGILTLYIVITGVVAATLLPPANPATAKYVFGVMTNVILHRVAPIMAVIDFILFDAHRRFKWHYTLTWLIYFPFYLAFVLIRAQLWPHSGPEAGGNPYPYGFIDVNAIGWNQMWINIAMCIVAFAIMGLVIFLIDKVLPKKPLIGSVRN, from the coding sequence ATGAAATATTTTGTCGGAATATATCGTCTCGTCATCGCGTTTCTCTGCCTGGCCTGGACGAGCGTGGCCTGGGGCGAGCCCAGCTATTGGGTCTACTTTACGTACGAAACCAATTTTCTTTTGGGTCTGGTGATGCTTTGGGCCGGTGTCGCATGCCTCATCGACGGCAAGCAGCCGCCCGCTTGGCTCAAAGGCATCCTGACGCTGTATATCGTGATTACCGGCGTCGTGGCGGCCACGCTGCTGCCGCCGGCCAATCCCGCCACCGCGAAATACGTGTTCGGCGTCATGACCAATGTCATCCTGCACAGGGTAGCGCCGATCATGGCGGTTATCGATTTCATTCTTTTCGATGCCCATCGCCGCTTCAAATGGCACTACACGCTTACCTGGCTCATCTATTTCCCGTTCTATCTGGCCTTCGTCCTGATTCGTGCGCAACTTTGGCCGCATTCCGGGCCTGAGGCCGGCGGCAATCCGTATCCGTACGGTTTCATCGATGTCAACGCAATCGGCTGGAACCAGATGTGGATCAATATCGCGATGTGCATCGTCGCCTTTGCCATCATGGGGCTGGTCATTTTCCTGATCGACAAGGTGCTGCCGAAGAAACCGTTGATTGGCAGCGTACGCAACTGA
- the rnc gene encoding ribonuclease III, with the protein MLKRLGTTLSPDMLVMALTHRSFSHEHEGAPNYERLEFLGDAVLEFVSTETLYRVHPDMNEGQLAKMRAMAVSEKALSQIAREKLQVGPYILLGHGEAESGGAEKSSILCDIVESLIGATFVEHGIDEARKVVHHLVDDELKKVATEGPALDWKTSLTVKAHGMGLEDPRYRMAVSGPEYAQVFTARAVVGEDNEVLGVGTGSSKRKAQLAAAKAAWTELDTNPSKHQAKKHHHHAEKSQRQ; encoded by the coding sequence CTGCTCAAACGGCTGGGGACCACGCTTTCACCGGATATGCTGGTGATGGCACTCACCCACCGCTCTTTCTCGCACGAGCACGAGGGCGCGCCGAATTACGAACGCTTGGAATTCCTGGGTGACGCGGTACTCGAATTCGTCTCGACAGAGACGCTCTATCGTGTCCATCCGGACATGAACGAAGGCCAGCTCGCCAAAATGCGGGCCATGGCCGTCTCGGAAAAAGCACTTTCGCAGATCGCGCGCGAGAAGCTTCAGGTGGGGCCATACATCCTGCTCGGCCACGGCGAGGCAGAATCCGGAGGCGCCGAGAAGAGCTCGATCCTCTGCGACATCGTCGAATCGCTGATCGGCGCGACATTTGTGGAGCACGGCATCGACGAGGCCCGCAAAGTCGTGCATCATCTTGTCGATGACGAGCTCAAAAAAGTGGCCACGGAGGGGCCGGCGCTCGATTGGAAGACCTCGCTGACCGTCAAGGCGCACGGTATGGGACTCGAGGATCCGCGCTACCGCATGGCCGTCAGCGGGCCGGAATACGCGCAGGTTTTCACCGCCCGTGCCGTGGTCGGCGAGGATAACGAAGTGCTCGGCGTTGGCACCGGTTCCAGCAAACGCAAGGCCCAGCTTGCCGCGGCAAAAGCCGCGTGGACGGAGTTGGACACGAATCCAAGCAAACACCAGGCCAAAAAGCACCATCACCACGCTGAAAAATCACAACGACAGTAG
- a CDS encoding ABC-F family ATP-binding cassette domain-containing protein gives MPTYDLGLEHVSLDFATKTIFTDVTLGVFEGDRIGIVGKNGDGKSTLLHLLAGTRQPDSGRVTTRNGLTFGMLDQRDPLDDNATLRQAALEGREDYQWASDTRSREIVEALLGGLSLDAKIGSLSGGQRRRADLTRLLLKDWDILALDEPTNHLDIVTIHWLAEHLKNRWASGQGALLLVTHDRWFLDEVCESMWEVHDGVIDPFEGGYSAYMLQRVERDRQADIREERRRNLARKELAWLTRGARARATKQKFHVKQAHELIDDVPPLRNTLQLKQMATSRLGKQVVDLNDVTQIFEHPQGESPTDSSDVAGGDSASRVDIVPALYEEPKIMGSVELAVDGLDDDRLVDAKAANDAGKQAQSSEETNEIGVPADRESGTVDAGKSDEEPDAEAVPAVTSSARRVTVNGRKILDDVTWLIGPGDRFGIVGANGAGKSTLLKIIDGTLTPTKGHVKIGKTVKFAVLSQRLDELEKLGKYKIKEVLSRYKPTYEVDGKEVSTSQLMERLGFSAAQLMTPIADLSGGQKRRMQLLLILLDEPNVLILDEPGNDLDTDMLAVMEDLLDSWPGTLIVVSHDRYLLERVTDEQFALIGGKVRHLPGGVDDYLEMVHKLENGATLDEIVGDKRGGKSTGKGSSSHGEVSGSRSSNGNGNDAGGDGNADSQSGEAKLTGKAFHDATRRLSAIERKLAKLEGEKAKIEQQMAAHDPADYVGLGKLNEQLTANSDEKDALEAEWMDLSEQVE, from the coding sequence ATGCCGACTTATGACTTGGGACTTGAACACGTTTCGCTTGATTTTGCGACCAAAACTATTTTCACCGATGTGACGCTCGGTGTCTTCGAAGGCGACCGCATCGGCATCGTCGGCAAGAACGGCGATGGAAAATCCACGCTTCTGCATCTGTTGGCGGGTACGCGGCAACCGGATTCCGGGCGTGTGACCACCCGCAACGGCCTGACCTTCGGCATGCTCGATCAGCGCGATCCCCTGGATGACAACGCCACGTTGCGTCAGGCCGCGCTCGAGGGGCGTGAGGATTATCAGTGGGCTTCCGACACCCGTTCACGCGAAATCGTGGAGGCGTTGCTTGGGGGTTTGAGCCTCGACGCCAAAATCGGCTCGCTTTCCGGCGGGCAGCGTCGCCGTGCCGACCTGACCCGGCTTTTGCTGAAGGATTGGGATATTCTCGCGCTCGACGAGCCTACGAATCATTTGGATATCGTCACGATTCACTGGCTGGCCGAACATCTGAAGAACCGTTGGGCATCCGGGCAAGGCGCACTGCTGCTGGTCACCCACGACCGTTGGTTCCTGGACGAGGTGTGCGAGTCGATGTGGGAAGTCCACGACGGGGTGATCGACCCGTTCGAAGGCGGTTACAGCGCCTACATGCTCCAGCGCGTCGAACGTGACCGTCAGGCCGACATCCGCGAGGAACGCCGGCGCAATCTGGCGCGCAAGGAGCTCGCGTGGCTTACCCGCGGCGCTCGCGCCCGTGCCACCAAGCAGAAGTTCCATGTCAAGCAGGCGCATGAATTGATCGACGACGTACCGCCGTTGCGCAATACGTTGCAGCTCAAGCAGATGGCCACATCAAGGCTCGGCAAACAGGTTGTCGACCTGAATGATGTCACTCAGATTTTCGAGCATCCCCAAGGTGAATCACCTACCGACTCGAGCGACGTTGCCGGCGGTGACTCCGCTTCCCGCGTCGATATCGTTCCGGCGTTGTACGAGGAGCCGAAAATCATGGGTTCCGTTGAGTTGGCCGTTGACGGCTTGGACGATGACCGGTTGGTGGATGCCAAGGCGGCGAATGATGCAGGTAAGCAAGCCCAGAGTTCCGAGGAAACGAACGAAATCGGGGTACCTGCCGATCGGGAAAGCGGAACAGTCGATGCCGGGAAATCGGACGAGGAGCCGGACGCTGAAGCCGTGCCTGCGGTCACTTCGTCGGCTCGACGGGTGACGGTCAACGGCCGTAAGATTCTCGATGACGTGACTTGGCTGATCGGTCCTGGCGACCGGTTCGGCATCGTGGGAGCGAACGGTGCCGGCAAGTCGACCTTGTTGAAGATCATCGACGGTACGTTGACGCCGACCAAAGGGCATGTGAAAATCGGCAAAACCGTGAAGTTCGCGGTGCTTTCGCAGCGGCTCGATGAGCTTGAGAAGCTTGGCAAATACAAGATCAAGGAAGTGCTGAGCCGCTACAAGCCCACCTATGAGGTCGACGGCAAAGAGGTTTCGACCAGCCAATTGATGGAGCGTCTTGGGTTTTCGGCCGCACAGCTGATGACACCGATAGCCGACCTTTCCGGTGGTCAGAAACGTCGTATGCAGCTGCTGCTGATTCTGCTGGACGAGCCTAACGTGCTCATCCTTGACGAGCCGGGCAACGATCTTGATACCGATATGCTGGCCGTGATGGAGGATCTGCTTGATTCCTGGCCGGGCACGTTGATCGTGGTTTCCCACGATCGCTACCTTTTGGAACGCGTCACCGACGAGCAGTTCGCGCTGATCGGCGGCAAGGTCCGCCATCTCCCCGGCGGTGTGGACGATTACCTTGAGATGGTGCACAAACTGGAGAACGGTGCAACGCTTGATGAGATTGTCGGCGACAAGCGTGGTGGGAAATCAACAGGCAAAGGCTCCTCTTCGCATGGTGAAGTATCTGGATCCCGCTCGTCGAACGGCAATGGAAACGACGCCGGTGGCGACGGGAATGCCGATTCGCAATCCGGCGAGGCAAAGCTGACCGGCAAGGCCTTCCACGATGCCACCCGCCGTCTGTCGGCCATCGAACGCAAACTGGCCAAGCTGGAGGGCGAAAAGGCGAAAATCGAGCAGCAGATGGCCGCTCACGACCCTGCCGATTACGTAGGCTTGGGCAAACTCAACGAGCAGCTTACCGCCAATTCCGACGAAAAAGACGCTCTGGAAGCCGAGTGGATGGATCTCTCCGAGCAGGTGGAGTGA
- the coaD gene encoding pantetheine-phosphate adenylyltransferase has protein sequence MTIAVCPGSYDPVTAGHLDVIERSARIFETVHVVVAVNSAKTPMFSENTRVDVIKRALVKDGYPHVIVASTDGLITDYCTKVGASVIVKGLRQNGDYEAELGMALVNRKLSGVETMFLPANPILEHISSTIVKDVARHGGDVTGMVPDCVVGMLAEQLQREKSQ, from the coding sequence ATGACTATTGCAGTGTGCCCAGGCTCATATGATCCAGTCACGGCAGGGCATTTGGACGTTATCGAACGCAGCGCGCGCATCTTCGAGACGGTACACGTCGTGGTGGCTGTCAACTCCGCGAAAACCCCGATGTTCTCCGAAAACACTCGTGTGGACGTCATCAAGCGGGCGCTGGTCAAAGACGGCTATCCTCACGTGATAGTCGCTTCGACCGACGGGCTGATCACCGACTATTGCACCAAGGTCGGGGCGTCGGTTATCGTCAAGGGGTTGCGGCAGAACGGCGATTACGAGGCCGAGCTGGGGATGGCGCTGGTCAACCGCAAGCTTTCCGGCGTCGAGACCATGTTCCTGCCCGCAAACCCGATACTCGAGCATATTTCCAGCACCATCGTCAAGGATGTGGCGCGCCACGGCGGCGATGTCACCGGCATGGTGCCCGATTGCGTGGTCGGCATGCTCGCCGAACAACTTCAGAGAGAAAAGAGTCAATGA
- a CDS encoding acetolactate synthase large subunit yields the protein MVSPTPLQAFSGVQKAPTKTSKQTLVDGEKMTGAQALIRTLEDLGVQDVFGIPGGAILPVYHQIHDDTKFRFVLMRHEQGAGHAAEGYAVATGRVGVCIVTSGPGATNMVTPIADANMDSVPLVVISGQVGVDSIGTDAFQEADTVGITYPVVKHSYLVTDAQDIPRVLAEAHYIARSGRPGPVVVDVSKTAQVGEMYYSWPQKMILPGYNPTTKPHGHVLREAVKLVEQSYRPVLYVGGGAMRSNASAQVKELADLTDAPIVTTLPARGIVPDSDPKMLGMLGMHGTLAATAATQKCDLLVAIGARFDDRVTGKMEAFAPAARVIHIDIDPAEIGKRRQPDVPIVGDVTEVLNALNAEIKRGQAIHGKPNLEPWWKLINAWRQKYPMEYDEKTPDGTLSPQWVVEELSRQAALSTIWVSGVGQHQMWASQLVDFENPHSWISSGGLGTMGFGLPAAIGARVGSSRDFGGKKPVWLIDGDGSFQMTSEELAAAFIDNAPVKIAILNNSVYGMVRQWQTLFYDKHYSQTSIRDGENTEDIINVPDFVKLAEAYSCVGIRATTQDEAKAAIKRANEINDRPVLIDFRVYKDAMVWPMVAAGQSNDTVTYKPGVQPLLHHDTTDSSANGSQDDTASTPVASDTAATGKSEE from the coding sequence ATGGTGTCACCAACGCCTTTACAGGCATTCAGCGGGGTGCAGAAAGCACCAACGAAGACAAGCAAACAGACTCTCGTCGACGGCGAGAAGATGACCGGCGCGCAGGCACTGATCCGCACGCTGGAAGATCTGGGCGTACAGGACGTTTTCGGTATTCCTGGCGGCGCCATCCTGCCGGTGTACCACCAGATTCACGACGATACCAAATTCCGCTTCGTGCTGATGCGCCATGAACAGGGCGCAGGGCATGCGGCCGAAGGATACGCCGTCGCCACCGGGCGCGTAGGCGTGTGCATCGTGACTTCCGGCCCGGGGGCCACGAATATGGTCACCCCGATCGCCGACGCGAATATGGATTCGGTGCCGCTCGTCGTCATTTCCGGGCAGGTCGGCGTGGACTCCATCGGAACCGACGCCTTCCAGGAGGCCGACACCGTGGGCATCACCTATCCGGTGGTCAAGCATTCCTACCTGGTCACCGACGCGCAGGACATTCCTCGTGTGCTCGCCGAAGCGCACTATATCGCACGTTCCGGTCGCCCCGGCCCCGTTGTCGTGGACGTTTCGAAAACCGCGCAGGTCGGCGAGATGTATTATTCCTGGCCGCAGAAAATGATACTTCCCGGCTACAATCCCACGACCAAACCGCATGGCCACGTCCTGCGCGAAGCGGTGAAACTCGTTGAGCAGTCCTATCGTCCGGTGCTCTACGTCGGCGGCGGGGCGATGCGTTCCAACGCCAGCGCGCAAGTCAAGGAATTGGCCGATCTGACCGACGCCCCTATCGTCACCACGCTTCCCGCACGCGGCATCGTGCCGGATTCCGACCCGAAGATGCTCGGCATGCTCGGCATGCACGGCACGTTGGCCGCAACAGCCGCAACGCAGAAATGCGACTTGCTGGTGGCCATCGGCGCACGCTTCGATGACCGCGTAACCGGCAAGATGGAGGCTTTCGCCCCCGCCGCCCGCGTCATTCACATCGATATCGACCCGGCCGAAATCGGCAAACGACGCCAGCCAGATGTACCAATCGTCGGCGACGTCACGGAAGTACTCAACGCGCTCAACGCCGAAATCAAGCGCGGGCAGGCCATACACGGCAAGCCGAATCTGGAACCGTGGTGGAAACTCATCAACGCCTGGCGCCAAAAGTACCCGATGGAATATGACGAAAAGACCCCCGACGGCACCCTCTCACCGCAGTGGGTCGTCGAGGAGCTCTCCCGTCAGGCCGCGCTTTCCACCATCTGGGTCTCCGGTGTGGGTCAACACCAGATGTGGGCTTCGCAGCTCGTCGATTTCGAGAATCCGCATTCCTGGATTTCCTCGGGCGGTTTGGGAACGATGGGCTTCGGCCTGCCTGCGGCCATTGGTGCACGCGTCGGTTCGTCCCGTGATTTCGGCGGTAAGAAGCCGGTCTGGCTGATCGACGGCGACGGCAGCTTCCAGATGACAAGCGAAGAGCTCGCGGCCGCGTTCATCGACAATGCGCCGGTGAAAATCGCGATTCTGAACAATTCCGTCTACGGCATGGTCCGCCAATGGCAGACGCTTTTCTACGACAAGCATTATTCACAGACCAGCATCCGCGACGGTGAGAACACCGAAGACATCATCAACGTCCCCGATTTTGTCAAACTTGCCGAGGCATATAGCTGCGTCGGCATCCGCGCAACGACACAAGACGAGGCAAAGGCCGCTATCAAACGCGCCAATGAAATCAACGACAGACCGGTATTGATCGACTTCCGCGTCTACAAGGACGCCATGGTCTGGCCGATGGTGGCCGCCGGGCAATCCAACGACACCGTGACCTACAAGCCGGGCGTGCAACCGCTGCTGCACCACGACACCACGGATTCGTCCGCCAACGGATCTCAGGACGATACCGCCAGCACTCCTGTAGCCAGCGACACTGCGGCCACAGGAAAATCAGAAGAATAA
- a CDS encoding cell division protein, with protein sequence MANEANLNDEDDDTLSKVIPIDDLSPNHSREANVTRDSADDSDNEAYDDAAESDESDALQTARPLFASPNDLPDLRERHDDTPAGVTAPDTEDSINAESKSRDEFTTVYDIIDQMSSSIEETKSSIFAPGMVRLDRDEFLDQLGQLKSMLPVQLERASSLMREAERRLQNAQSEAQAIVAKAQSQAAQIKQNAEEQAQILAGQERVVDLAQRKARMIVDDARTRSTKLVQGANAYCADVMKALKEQVSTYDRDIRNGIDVIDKRQHEAAQQLEATEADALAQSQATATKTE encoded by the coding sequence ATGGCGAACGAAGCAAACCTCAACGACGAGGATGACGACACCCTTTCCAAGGTCATTCCGATTGACGACCTTTCGCCGAACCACAGCCGGGAGGCCAACGTCACCAGAGATTCCGCTGACGATAGCGATAACGAGGCCTACGACGACGCGGCAGAAAGCGACGAGTCGGATGCTTTGCAAACCGCCAGGCCGCTTTTCGCCTCACCGAACGACCTTCCCGATTTGAGGGAACGTCATGACGACACACCTGCAGGCGTCACCGCCCCCGATACCGAAGACAGCATTAACGCCGAAAGCAAAAGCCGCGACGAGTTCACCACGGTTTATGACATCATCGATCAGATGAGTTCCTCTATCGAGGAGACCAAGTCGAGCATTTTCGCGCCCGGCATGGTGCGCCTCGACCGCGACGAGTTCCTCGACCAGCTTGGCCAGCTCAAATCCATGCTGCCCGTTCAGCTTGAACGCGCGTCCTCGCTCATGCGTGAAGCCGAGCGACGCTTGCAGAACGCGCAATCCGAAGCACAGGCCATCGTGGCCAAGGCACAGAGCCAAGCCGCGCAAATCAAGCAGAACGCCGAGGAACAGGCGCAGATTCTCGCCGGCCAGGAGCGCGTCGTGGATTTGGCGCAACGCAAGGCGCGCATGATCGTCGATGACGCCCGGACCAGGTCGACCAAGCTGGTGCAGGGTGCCAACGCCTATTGCGCCGATGTGATGAAAGCCTTGAAAGAGCAGGTCTCCACCTACGACCGCGACATTCGCAACGGCATCGATGTCATCGACAAACGCCAACACGAGGCCGCGCAACAGCTGGAGGCCACCGAAGCCGATGCACTCGCCCAAAGCCAAGCAACGGCTACGAAAACCGAATAA
- a CDS encoding DUF3039 domain-containing protein: MAGFENPSEDPDSGAGTAVLERPETKEENKLDDNGDADRFAHYVSRDRMRESQLTGRPVVALCGKIWVPKHDPSRYPVCPDCKRIYEEMMG; this comes from the coding sequence ATGGCGGGATTCGAGAATCCTTCCGAGGATCCGGATTCCGGTGCGGGAACGGCGGTTCTGGAACGACCGGAAACCAAAGAGGAAAATAAACTTGACGACAACGGTGATGCGGATCGTTTTGCGCATTATGTTTCGCGCGACCGTATGCGTGAATCGCAGCTTACCGGGCGGCCCGTGGTGGCGTTGTGCGGCAAGATCTGGGTGCCGAAGCATGATCCTTCAAGGTATCCGGTTTGCCCCGATTGCAAGCGTATCTACGAGGAAATGATGGGCTGA
- the rpmF gene encoding 50S ribosomal protein L32, whose protein sequence is MALPKYKTSRANTHSRRSNWKASAAKTVACPNCGAPTLPHMACPSCGSFRGRVYREAISKSLSK, encoded by the coding sequence ATGGCACTGCCAAAGTACAAGACTTCGCGAGCCAACACGCATTCGCGCCGCTCCAACTGGAAGGCCAGCGCGGCCAAGACCGTCGCCTGCCCCAATTGTGGTGCGCCGACCCTGCCGCATATGGCTTGCCCGAGCTGCGGATCATTCCGCGGCCGCGTCTATCGTGAGGCTATCAGCAAGTCGCTGAGCAAGTGA
- a CDS encoding DUF177 domain-containing protein, whose product MSRPEDSQWAVSVGQIVSRPGQSKTVDADFPAPSGIGDNIIGVKEGAPVKVSGSFDSIVDGLIFNGHFDAPVHAECVRCLTPIKRSWSMAVTAFFPYDSAKASVNADSGRGKHDEDIDIIAGEDESEDTYPLSPDCNFADLETLLRDTLVEQLPLQPLCRPDCKGLCSQCGINLNDNPDHHHDVVDNRFSALASLKTKLEKEEGAAESNRG is encoded by the coding sequence ATGAGCAGACCTGAAGATTCGCAATGGGCCGTCTCCGTGGGGCAGATCGTCTCGCGTCCCGGCCAGAGCAAAACCGTCGACGCCGATTTCCCGGCTCCGAGCGGCATTGGCGACAACATCATCGGAGTCAAGGAAGGGGCACCGGTAAAGGTATCCGGCTCCTTTGATTCCATCGTCGATGGGCTGATTTTCAACGGCCACTTCGACGCACCGGTTCACGCCGAATGTGTCCGTTGCCTGACGCCGATCAAGCGTAGCTGGAGCATGGCCGTCACCGCGTTCTTCCCTTATGATTCCGCCAAAGCGAGCGTCAACGCCGATAGCGGGCGTGGCAAGCACGACGAAGATATCGATATCATCGCCGGCGAGGACGAGTCGGAGGACACTTACCCGCTGAGCCCGGATTGCAATTTCGCCGATCTCGAGACCCTGCTGCGCGACACGCTGGTCGAGCAGCTGCCTTTGCAGCCCCTGTGCAGGCCGGATTGCAAAGGTCTGTGCTCACAGTGCGGCATCAACCTGAACGACAATCCCGATCACCATCACGACGTGGTCGACAACCGTTTTTCCGCTTTGGCCAGTCTTAAGACCAAGTTGGAGAAGGAAGAAGGCGCGGCTGAAAGCAACCGCGGCTGA
- a CDS encoding nicotinate phosphoribosyltransferase — protein sequence MLDYSPALMTDMYEYTMLDAALRDGTANRKCVFEVFTRHLPEGRRYGVVAGTGRILDALERFHLNDDDLKFLSDRKIVSPETIEWLRNFKFTGSIKGYREGEMYFPDSPILEVEGTFGECTLLETLLLSILNYDSAVAAAASRMSSAAGKRPCMDMGGRRANEWAAVAAARAAVVGGFQGTANLLAAQLYGLKAIGTSAHCFTLVHDSERDAFTSQINAMGANTTLLVDTFDIKQAIKTAVEVAGPELGCVRIDSGDLAALAQQTRNQLDALGAKNTKITVTNDLDEYALAALQSAPVDSYGVGTMLVTGSGAPTCAMVYKLTEREGEDGEMVPVAKKSEHKATVPGRKLAFRSYEYGLANGEHVISGSEEKLAKFQPEDGWKDLMVTYMDHGEANKQYQGHDAITTAHDYHAKALAELPITAQSLMKGDPSIPTQIDVL from the coding sequence ATGCTGGATTATTCACCGGCTTTAATGACCGATATGTACGAATACACGATGCTGGACGCAGCGCTCAGGGACGGAACCGCAAACCGCAAATGCGTTTTCGAGGTGTTCACCCGTCACCTGCCCGAAGGCCGCCGCTACGGTGTCGTCGCCGGCACGGGGCGCATCCTCGACGCACTCGAGCGTTTTCACTTGAACGACGACGACCTCAAGTTCCTCTCCGACCGCAAAATCGTGAGCCCCGAGACCATCGAATGGCTCCGCAACTTCAAATTCACCGGCTCGATCAAGGGCTACCGCGAAGGCGAGATGTACTTCCCGGACTCCCCCATCCTCGAGGTCGAAGGCACATTCGGCGAATGCACCCTGCTCGAGACGCTGCTGCTTTCAATTCTGAATTATGATTCCGCCGTGGCCGCCGCCGCCTCGCGCATGTCAAGCGCAGCGGGCAAGCGCCCTTGCATGGACATGGGCGGGCGCCGCGCCAACGAATGGGCCGCCGTAGCCGCCGCTCGCGCCGCCGTAGTTGGCGGATTCCAAGGCACCGCCAACCTGCTGGCCGCCCAACTTTACGGCCTGAAGGCCATCGGCACCTCGGCCCACTGCTTCACCCTCGTCCATGATTCCGAACGCGATGCCTTTACTTCACAGATCAACGCCATGGGCGCCAACACGACCCTTCTGGTCGACACTTTCGACATCAAACAAGCCATCAAGACCGCCGTCGAGGTGGCCGGCCCCGAGTTGGGATGCGTACGCATCGATTCAGGCGATCTCGCCGCGCTGGCCCAGCAGACCCGCAACCAGCTCGACGCCCTGGGCGCGAAGAACACGAAGATCACCGTGACCAACGACCTCGACGAATATGCGCTGGCCGCCCTGCAGTCCGCGCCTGTCGATTCCTACGGGGTGGGCACGATGCTGGTGACCGGTTCCGGCGCGCCCACCTGCGCAATGGTCTACAAACTCACCGAACGCGAAGGCGAGGACGGCGAGATGGTGCCCGTCGCCAAGAAATCCGAACACAAGGCCACAGTGCCGGGCCGCAAGCTGGCCTTCCGCTCCTACGAATATGGGCTTGCCAACGGCGAGCACGTCATCTCCGGGTCCGAGGAGAAACTCGCCAAATTCCAGCCCGAAGACGGCTGGAAGGACCTCATGGTCACCTACATGGACCATGGAGAGGCCAACAAGCAGTATCAGGGCCACGACGCCATCACCACCGCGCACGACTACCATGCAAAGGCCCTGGCCGAACTGCCGATCACCGCGCAGTCGTTGATGAAGGGCGATCCGTCAATCCCGACACAAATCGACGTACTCTGA
- the ilvN gene encoding acetolactate synthase small subunit, with amino-acid sequence MAIYPASTPHSERHTLSVLVENRPGVLARIAGLFARRAFNINSLSVSPTERPDISRVTVTADVEQVPLEQIIKQLNKLLHVLKIVDLDNTDAVERELVLIKVAADETNRSDVLEIVRLFRVRVVDVHPESLTIEATGAEGKIDALLGLLKNYGVIELVRSGAVAVTRGPHALSEKVVGSEIRGR; translated from the coding sequence ATGGCAATCTATCCCGCATCCACTCCGCATAGCGAGCGTCACACCCTGTCCGTCCTGGTCGAGAACCGCCCCGGCGTGCTGGCGCGTATCGCAGGCCTCTTCGCCCGCCGCGCCTTCAACATCAACTCGCTTTCCGTCTCCCCCACCGAACGTCCCGACATCTCACGCGTCACCGTGACCGCCGACGTCGAGCAGGTGCCGCTGGAACAGATCATCAAACAGCTCAACAAACTGCTGCACGTCCTGAAAATCGTCGACCTTGACAACACGGACGCCGTCGAGCGCGAACTGGTGCTGATCAAAGTCGCCGCCGACGAGACGAACCGTTCCGACGTACTGGAAATCGTGCGCCTCTTCCGCGTGCGCGTGGTCGACGTGCACCCCGAGTCCCTTACCATCGAGGCCACCGGCGCCGAAGGCAAGATCGACGCGCTGCTCGGTCTTTTGAAGAACTATGGCGTCATCGAACTGGTGCGTTCCGGCGCCGTCGCCGTGACCCGCGGCCCGCATGCCTTGAGCGAAAAGGTGGTCGGCAGCGAAATCCGAGGACGGTAA